Proteins encoded together in one Streptomyces sp. NA04227 window:
- a CDS encoding ABC transporter substrate-binding protein gives MSRTRFRRSPRSYAAVGTALATTVLLAGCGAEVDSDDKASDKVTVQRCGESVKYKVPQRAVAYEGGSADKLFSLGLTKHVHGYVMPPANPPVSESPWASEYAKVKMLSDDLLNKELVVQAKSDFVVAGWNSGFSDQRGITPKILDKLGVQSFMHTESCFNYPGHPQRMTPFKALYSDLERLGKIFRVEKKATEVVAGLKKRVSAVEAKSPKGERVPVFLYDSGTDQPFTAGSQVPPNDIIKSAGGRNIFDQLDQRWTQVGWEAVTEAEPEVVVILDYGDQPAREKIAFLKKSPKTRELPAVKKNNFFVLNYNEGISGPRNIDGLEKFGKYLRELKSKG, from the coding sequence ATGTCCAGAACCCGATTCCGCCGCTCTCCGCGCTCCTATGCCGCTGTCGGTACGGCCCTCGCGACGACGGTCCTGCTCGCCGGTTGCGGCGCCGAGGTCGACTCGGACGACAAGGCCTCCGACAAGGTCACCGTGCAGCGCTGCGGGGAGTCCGTGAAGTACAAGGTGCCGCAGCGCGCGGTCGCCTACGAGGGCGGCAGCGCGGACAAGCTGTTCAGCCTCGGTCTGACGAAGCACGTGCACGGCTATGTGATGCCGCCCGCCAACCCGCCGGTGAGCGAGTCGCCTTGGGCCTCGGAGTACGCCAAGGTCAAGATGCTCAGCGACGACCTCCTCAACAAGGAACTCGTCGTCCAGGCGAAGTCGGACTTCGTCGTGGCGGGCTGGAACTCCGGGTTCAGCGACCAGCGCGGCATCACCCCGAAGATCCTGGACAAGCTCGGCGTCCAGAGCTTCATGCACACCGAGAGCTGCTTCAACTACCCCGGTCACCCCCAGCGGATGACCCCGTTCAAGGCCCTGTACTCGGACCTGGAACGGCTCGGCAAGATCTTCCGCGTCGAGAAGAAGGCCACCGAGGTCGTGGCCGGTCTCAAGAAGCGTGTCTCGGCCGTCGAGGCGAAGTCCCCCAAGGGCGAGCGGGTCCCGGTGTTCCTGTACGACTCGGGCACCGATCAGCCGTTCACCGCGGGCAGCCAGGTACCGCCCAACGACATCATCAAGAGCGCGGGCGGCCGCAACATCTTCGACCAGCTCGACCAGCGCTGGACCCAGGTCGGGTGGGAGGCCGTCACCGAGGCCGAGCCCGAGGTCGTCGTCATCCTCGACTACGGCGACCAGCCCGCCCGCGAGAAGATCGCGTTCCTGAAGAAGTCCCCCAAGACCCGGGAACTGCCCGCCGTGAAGAAGAACAACTTCTTCGTCCTCAACTACAACGAGGGGATCAGCGGGCCGCGCAACATCGACGGTCTGGAGAAGTTCGGGAAGTACCTGCGGGAGTTGAAGTCGAAGGGATGA
- a CDS encoding ABC transporter ATP-binding protein: MDLKLENLSVVADGKSLVHDLSLDVPDGQVVGLVGPNGSGKSTALRCVYRALRPSAGTVRVGEDDLSRLPIRRSAQLVAAMTQDGSVDLDFTVEEVVALGRAPHLRGNQALGRRERELCAGAMDRLDITHLARRGILTLSGGERQRVLLARALVQEPRILVLDEPTNHLDIRHQVELLSLLRGAGPTVLVVLHDLNLAAAACDRLGVLSGGRLVTTGTPDEVLTTELVNEIFGVKASIVPHPLSGAPQLLYSLTSSL; this comes from the coding sequence ATGGATCTCAAGCTGGAAAACCTCTCCGTGGTCGCCGACGGCAAGAGCCTGGTGCACGACCTGTCGCTGGACGTCCCCGACGGCCAGGTGGTCGGACTCGTGGGCCCCAACGGCAGTGGCAAGTCCACCGCGCTGCGCTGTGTGTACCGGGCGCTGCGCCCCAGTGCGGGCACCGTCCGGGTGGGCGAGGACGACCTGTCCCGACTGCCGATACGCCGTAGCGCGCAGCTCGTCGCCGCGATGACCCAGGACGGCTCGGTGGACCTCGACTTCACGGTCGAGGAGGTCGTCGCCCTGGGGCGCGCCCCTCATCTGCGGGGCAACCAGGCGCTCGGTCGCCGCGAACGGGAGCTGTGCGCAGGGGCCATGGACCGGCTCGACATCACCCACCTGGCCCGCCGCGGCATCCTCACCCTCTCCGGCGGTGAGCGCCAACGGGTGCTCCTGGCCCGGGCGTTGGTGCAGGAACCGCGGATCCTGGTACTCGACGAACCGACCAATCATCTGGACATCCGCCACCAGGTCGAACTGCTCTCGCTGCTGCGCGGCGCGGGCCCCACGGTCCTGGTCGTCCTGCACGACCTCAACCTCGCGGCGGCCGCCTGCGACCGCCTCGGCGTGCTGTCCGGGGGGCGCCTGGTGACCACCGGCACCCCCGACGAGGTGCTGACCACCGAACTCGTCAACGAGATCTTCGGCGTCAAGGCCAGCATCGTCCCCCACCCGCTGTCGGGCGCCCCGCAGCTCCTCTACTCGCTCACCTCTTCCCTCTGA
- a CDS encoding FecCD family ABC transporter permease — MTACAVLLVVLLLSVVVAIGLGSAVIGPADTARYLWAALTGGHIDADEVTTYQIIWQIRAPRVVLAALVGAGLSAVGVAIQAMVRNALADPFVLGVSSGASVGAVGVTVTGSLAALGVYAVATGAFLGAVIAAFLVYVASVTRGALSPLRLVLTGVAMSLGFQAVMSVIIYFAPDSEATSMVLYWTMGSFGAATWGQLPVVAVSVLLGLAVLYRCSRALDVMALGDETAASLGIDPDRHRRALLVLVSLMTGVMVAVSGAISFVGLVMPHLVRMVVGATHARVLAVAPLVGAVFMVWVDLLSRILVAPRELPLGVITALVGVPVFIGLMRRKGYVFGGR; from the coding sequence GTGACGGCCTGCGCCGTGCTCCTCGTCGTCCTGCTGCTCTCGGTGGTCGTCGCCATCGGTCTGGGCTCGGCGGTGATCGGCCCCGCGGACACCGCCCGTTATCTCTGGGCGGCGCTCACCGGCGGGCACATCGACGCGGACGAGGTGACGACGTATCAGATCATCTGGCAGATCCGGGCGCCGCGTGTGGTGCTCGCCGCGCTGGTGGGGGCCGGGCTGAGCGCGGTCGGCGTCGCCATCCAGGCCATGGTGCGCAACGCGCTCGCCGACCCGTTCGTCCTCGGGGTCTCCTCGGGCGCGTCCGTGGGCGCGGTGGGAGTCACGGTCACCGGCTCCCTCGCGGCGCTCGGCGTCTACGCCGTCGCCACGGGCGCCTTCCTCGGCGCGGTCATCGCCGCCTTCCTGGTGTACGTCGCCTCGGTCACCCGGGGCGCGCTGTCCCCGTTGCGTCTGGTCCTGACCGGCGTGGCCATGTCGCTGGGCTTCCAGGCCGTGATGAGCGTGATCATCTACTTCGCCCCGGACAGCGAGGCGACCAGCATGGTCCTGTACTGGACGATGGGCAGCTTCGGCGCCGCGACCTGGGGTCAACTGCCGGTCGTGGCCGTGTCCGTACTGCTCGGCCTGGCCGTCCTGTACCGCTGCTCCCGGGCGCTGGACGTCATGGCCCTCGGGGACGAGACAGCCGCGAGCCTCGGCATCGACCCCGACCGGCACCGCAGGGCGCTGCTCGTACTCGTCTCCCTGATGACCGGTGTCATGGTCGCCGTCAGCGGCGCCATCAGCTTCGTCGGCCTTGTCATGCCGCACCTGGTGCGCATGGTCGTCGGGGCTACGCACGCCCGGGTACTCGCCGTGGCCCCGCTCGTCGGCGCCGTCTTCATGGTCTGGGTGGATCTGCTCTCCCGGATCCTGGTGGCGCCCCGCGAACTTCCGCTCGGCGTCATCACCGCGCTGGTGGGCGTGCCCGTGTTCATCGGCCTGATGCGCCGCAAAGGCTATGTGTTCGGGGGCCGTTGA
- a CDS encoding MFS transporter, whose protein sequence is MSVDADRPRTDDPENAADEALPGDLKMARALGPVLVASAVSLLPFTIFSTYLVPIADEAGSSVAAMGGLRGLGGLSALLVGTALAPLIDRVPREWAAAGGLLALGASAALGASGDFVLLAVFCLLVGASTSVLNPALTAAAADRFGSGKAAGRAATLVTATQSMTAMLAAPVVALPALFWGWEGDLVAVTGICVLLAVLFVARGRDRDDDTAAQAQRLGYLASFKALGKVPGVVPLLLIAMLRTAVFMGYLAYLAAFYDERFDLDPALFAFVWTLSGASFFVSNLLTGRLTNAAQPRIATERLLFIGLLAALASVVGFFFTHWLPLALALTSLHAASHAVVAACVVSLIVRRCDTLRGSALSINSAGMSLGVFLGAALGGAGLGLAGYPGTALVFGALVVLALGASVLVARSAPPAESADRPDADASAA, encoded by the coding sequence GTGAGCGTCGACGCCGACCGGCCTCGTACGGACGACCCCGAGAACGCCGCCGACGAGGCGCTGCCCGGCGATCTGAAGATGGCGCGCGCCCTCGGGCCGGTGCTGGTGGCCTCGGCGGTGAGTCTGCTGCCGTTCACGATCTTCAGTACGTATCTGGTACCGATCGCCGACGAGGCCGGGAGCAGTGTCGCCGCGATGGGCGGACTGCGCGGACTCGGCGGACTCTCGGCGCTGCTCGTGGGCACCGCGCTCGCTCCGCTGATCGACCGGGTGCCCCGGGAGTGGGCGGCGGCCGGAGGTCTGCTCGCGCTCGGCGCCTCCGCGGCACTGGGCGCGAGCGGCGACTTCGTCCTGCTCGCCGTGTTCTGCCTGCTCGTCGGCGCCAGTACCTCGGTGCTCAACCCGGCGCTCACCGCGGCGGCCGCCGACCGGTTCGGCAGCGGCAAGGCGGCGGGCCGGGCGGCGACCCTGGTCACCGCGACGCAGTCCATGACGGCCATGCTGGCGGCGCCGGTGGTCGCGCTGCCCGCGCTGTTCTGGGGCTGGGAGGGCGACCTGGTCGCGGTCACCGGGATCTGTGTGCTGCTCGCCGTCCTGTTCGTGGCACGCGGCCGCGACCGGGACGACGACACCGCCGCACAGGCTCAACGCCTCGGCTATCTCGCCTCGTTCAAGGCCCTTGGCAAGGTGCCGGGTGTGGTGCCGCTGCTGCTGATCGCGATGCTGCGTACCGCCGTGTTCATGGGGTACCTGGCCTATCTGGCGGCCTTCTACGACGAGCGTTTCGACCTCGATCCGGCGCTGTTCGCCTTCGTCTGGACGCTCAGCGGCGCCTCGTTCTTCGTCAGCAACCTCCTCACGGGTCGGCTCACCAACGCGGCGCAGCCCCGTATCGCCACCGAACGGCTCCTGTTCATCGGCCTGTTGGCGGCACTGGCCTCGGTGGTGGGCTTCTTCTTCACGCACTGGCTGCCGCTCGCCCTGGCGCTGACCTCGCTGCACGCGGCGAGCCACGCCGTCGTGGCCGCGTGTGTGGTGAGCCTGATCGTCCGCCGGTGCGACACCCTGCGCGGCTCGGCGCTGAGCATCAACTCGGCCGGTATGAGTCTCGGGGTCTTCCTCGGCGCCGCCCTCGGCGGTGCGGGCCTCGGCCTCGCCGGATACCCGGGTACGGCGCTGGTGTTCGGGGCGCTGGTCGTCCTGGCGCTCGGGGCCTCGGTCCTCGTCGCGCGCTCGGCGCCCCCGGCGGAGAGCGCCGACCGGCCGGACGCCGACGCCTCCGCCGCATAA
- a CDS encoding DUF364 domain-containing protein — MSHPPKPHTVAELTEAVLAGAYGPDPKDLSVTSAFWLYHTTRLAGSQVTYHNHYLLVRVGRSFGACSFEAGELAPDFCENVSGTALDKLLRDESTPVRVAALDAYLAEVRPHRDATDAERVTLPTGTPLERAQARDASIAGLLDIEPGSKVALIGVVNPLVAAIRDRGGVCLPCDLNLRTTQWGEQVSDDMTEVLGAADAVVATGMTLSNGTFDLILEHCREQGIPLVVYAQTGSAVARAFLPAGVSALNAEPFPFSQFSADATPMYRYRSAAAASSEGEAA; from the coding sequence ATGTCGCACCCCCCAAAGCCGCACACCGTCGCGGAACTGACCGAAGCCGTACTCGCGGGCGCCTACGGTCCCGACCCCAAGGACCTCTCCGTCACCAGCGCGTTCTGGCTCTACCACACCACCCGTCTCGCCGGGAGCCAGGTCACGTACCACAACCACTATCTGCTGGTGCGGGTCGGACGGTCCTTCGGCGCCTGTTCCTTCGAGGCCGGTGAACTGGCCCCCGACTTCTGCGAGAACGTCTCGGGCACCGCGCTGGACAAGCTGCTGCGCGACGAGTCGACGCCGGTCCGGGTGGCCGCGCTCGACGCCTACCTCGCCGAGGTCCGGCCGCACCGGGACGCGACGGACGCCGAGCGGGTAACCCTGCCCACCGGGACTCCCCTGGAGCGCGCCCAGGCACGCGACGCCTCCATCGCCGGGCTCCTGGACATCGAGCCCGGGTCCAAGGTCGCGCTGATCGGCGTGGTCAACCCTCTTGTCGCGGCGATACGCGACCGGGGCGGGGTCTGCCTGCCGTGTGACCTGAACCTGCGTACGACCCAGTGGGGCGAGCAGGTCAGCGACGACATGACCGAGGTCCTGGGGGCAGCCGACGCCGTGGTGGCGACCGGTATGACCCTGAGCAACGGCACCTTCGACCTGATCCTCGAACACTGCCGTGAGCAGGGCATCCCGCTGGTCGTGTACGCGCAGACCGGCAGTGCCGTCGCCCGCGCCTTCCTGCCCGCCGGGGTCTCCGCCCTCAACGCGGAGCCGTTCCCCTTCTCGCAGTTCAGCGCCGACGCGACGCCGATGTACCGCTACCGGTCCGCCGCCGCCGCGAGCAGCGAAGGGGAGGCGGCGTGA
- a CDS encoding pyridoxal-phosphate dependent enzyme, which translates to MHGHVQPHIAEAIKRPDLVALRPDLLCLRFETMKIHSALGAVRHLLETGAVKPGDTLIDSSSGIYAQALALACHRYGMKCHIVGSTTVDRTLRVQLEILGATLEQVRPSKNLRLDQELRVRRIAEILEANPTYHWMRQYHDEIHYYGYREVAETLARELPEGPVTLVGGVGSGASTGALASYLREWGKDVALVGVQPFGSVTFGSEHVSDPDMIIAGIGSAIPFRNVRHGLYDRVHWVNFTHALSGAVDLLRTSGIFAGLSTGAAHLAARWELGRGDSRTHVFIAADTGHRYVESAYARHAEALDIDALKPHEVSSLDELKHPWSTAAWPDLAESAELASADAEFGAGAGRT; encoded by the coding sequence ATGCACGGGCACGTACAGCCCCACATAGCGGAAGCGATCAAGAGACCCGATCTCGTCGCGCTCCGCCCGGACCTGCTCTGTCTGCGGTTCGAGACGATGAAGATCCACTCCGCCCTCGGAGCGGTCCGCCACCTCCTCGAAACCGGCGCGGTCAAGCCCGGTGACACCCTCATCGACAGTTCCAGCGGCATCTACGCGCAGGCCCTCGCGCTCGCCTGCCACCGCTACGGAATGAAGTGCCACATCGTCGGCTCCACCACCGTCGACCGGACCCTGCGCGTGCAGCTGGAGATCCTCGGCGCCACCCTGGAACAGGTACGGCCGTCCAAGAACCTGCGACTCGACCAGGAGCTGCGGGTCCGGCGGATCGCGGAGATCCTCGAGGCGAACCCGACGTACCACTGGATGCGGCAGTACCACGACGAGATCCACTACTACGGCTACCGCGAGGTCGCCGAGACGCTCGCGCGTGAACTGCCCGAGGGTCCGGTGACCTTGGTGGGCGGCGTGGGTTCGGGCGCCTCGACCGGGGCCCTCGCCTCCTATCTGCGCGAGTGGGGCAAGGACGTCGCACTGGTCGGCGTCCAGCCGTTCGGCAGTGTCACCTTCGGCTCGGAGCACGTGTCCGACCCGGACATGATCATCGCGGGCATCGGCAGCGCCATCCCCTTCCGCAACGTCCGCCACGGGCTCTACGACCGGGTGCACTGGGTCAACTTCACCCACGCGCTGTCCGGCGCCGTGGACCTGCTGCGCACCAGCGGCATCTTCGCGGGGCTCTCGACCGGGGCGGCCCATCTGGCGGCACGGTGGGAGCTCGGCCGCGGGGACTCCCGTACCCATGTCTTCATCGCCGCCGACACCGGCCATCGCTATGTCGAGAGCGCCTACGCCCGCCATGCGGAGGCGCTGGACATCGACGCGCTCAAGCCGCACGAGGTGAGCTCACTCGACGAGTTGAAGCACCCCTGGTCGACGGCCGCCTGGCCCGACCTCGCGGAATCGGCCGAACTCGCCTCGGCCGACGCGGAGTTCGGCGCCGGAGCCGGGCGCACCTGA
- a CDS encoding kinase, which yields MKLSREAPPRPPALRPGRTGVGTAFGTFGELLQGVLPEDDGDFLVTLPVARWAMVTFRQDPGQRELVVRPRHKTKSLRLARMIAREAGRPEAGLLTVSSVIPEGKGLASSSADLVATARAVGQALGVEMPPTRIERLLARIEPTDGVLYPGIVAFHHRSVRLRAVLGSLPSMAVVGVDEGGAVDTVDFNRIPKPFTAADRREYAHLLDRLTEAVRRRDLAEVGQVATRSALMNQSLRPKALLDPMREICRSTGGLGVAVGHSGTTLGVLFDTGDPAYTHRVSAAARACGELAGNAAVYRTLSFPNTLYAGPNLPAPV from the coding sequence GTGAAGCTGTCCCGCGAGGCCCCGCCGAGGCCGCCTGCCCTGCGTCCGGGACGCACCGGGGTGGGCACGGCCTTCGGCACGTTCGGCGAGCTCCTCCAGGGCGTACTGCCGGAGGACGACGGGGACTTCCTCGTCACACTGCCGGTGGCCAGATGGGCCATGGTGACCTTCCGGCAGGACCCCGGGCAGCGCGAACTGGTGGTACGGCCGCGGCACAAGACCAAGTCCCTTCGCCTGGCCCGCATGATCGCGCGCGAGGCGGGCAGGCCCGAGGCGGGTCTGCTCACCGTCAGCAGCGTGATCCCGGAGGGCAAGGGGCTCGCCAGTTCCTCGGCGGACCTGGTCGCGACCGCACGGGCCGTCGGACAGGCGCTCGGCGTCGAGATGCCGCCCACCCGGATCGAGCGGCTGCTCGCCCGTATCGAACCCACGGACGGGGTCCTTTACCCGGGCATCGTCGCCTTCCACCACCGCAGCGTCCGGCTGCGTGCCGTGCTTGGCTCCCTCCCCTCGATGGCGGTGGTCGGCGTCGACGAGGGCGGCGCGGTGGACACCGTCGACTTCAACCGCATCCCCAAGCCCTTCACGGCCGCCGATCGCCGCGAGTACGCACACCTCTTGGACCGGCTCACCGAGGCGGTCCGCCGTCGCGATCTCGCCGAGGTCGGCCAAGTCGCCACCCGCAGCGCCCTGATGAACCAGTCGCTGCGCCCCAAGGCACTCCTCGACCCCATGCGGGAGATCTGTCGCAGCACCGGGGGACTCGGCGTGGCCGTCGGGCACAGCGGCACGACGCTCGGTGTGCTGTTCGACACGGGCGACCCCGCGTACACCCACCGTGTGAGCGCGGCGGCCCGGGCGTGCGGGGAACTCGCGGGCAACGCGGCGGTCTACCGGACCCTCAGTTTCCCCAACACTCTGTACGCGGGGCCGAACCTGCCCGCCCCGGTCTGA
- a CDS encoding S-methyl-5'-thioadenosine phosphorylase encodes MTPTSSEPVARIGVIGGSGLYELLNDTQEFEVTTPYGPPSDPVAVGSVAGRPVAFLPRHGRGHRLPPHRINYRANIWALRSLGVRQILAPCAVGSLRRDWGPGTFVVPDQLVDRTHGRIQTFYDEGAVHVSFADPYCEHGRTALLRAAAASGIEAVDGGTMVVVEGPRFSTRAESRWLAAAGCSLVNMTGHPEAVLARELALGYAALAIVTDLDAGIDAQESVAQEEVFEVFAQNTERLRRVVLDAVALLPEDAEAAHSPAARALDGLSLPFALP; translated from the coding sequence ATGACTCCCACCAGCAGTGAGCCGGTGGCCCGTATCGGGGTCATCGGAGGCAGCGGACTGTACGAACTCCTCAACGACACCCAGGAGTTCGAGGTCACCACCCCCTACGGCCCGCCCTCCGACCCGGTGGCCGTCGGATCGGTCGCGGGGCGCCCGGTGGCGTTCCTGCCCCGGCACGGACGCGGCCACCGGCTGCCGCCGCACCGGATCAACTACCGCGCGAACATCTGGGCGCTGCGCTCGCTCGGGGTACGCCAGATCCTCGCCCCCTGTGCGGTGGGCTCGCTCCGGCGGGACTGGGGACCCGGCACCTTCGTCGTGCCGGACCAGTTGGTGGACCGTACGCATGGCCGGATACAGACCTTCTACGACGAGGGCGCGGTGCATGTGTCCTTCGCCGACCCCTACTGCGAGCACGGCCGCACGGCGCTGCTCAGGGCCGCGGCCGCGTCGGGGATCGAGGCGGTCGACGGCGGCACCATGGTGGTGGTCGAGGGGCCGCGCTTCTCCACCCGTGCGGAGTCGCGGTGGCTGGCGGCCGCGGGCTGTTCGCTGGTGAACATGACCGGTCACCCCGAGGCGGTACTCGCTCGTGAACTCGCCCTGGGATATGCGGCGTTGGCGATCGTCACGGATCTGGACGCGGGCATCGACGCGCAGGAGAGCGTGGCGCAGGAGGAGGTGTTCGAGGTCTTCGCACAGAACACCGAGCGGCTGCGCCGTGTCGTCCTGGACGCCGTCGCCCTGCTGCCCGAGGACGCCGAGGCGGCCCACTCCCCCGCGGCTCGGGCCCTGGACGGGCTGTCGCTGCCGTTCGCGCTGCCGTAA
- the mtnC gene encoding acireductone synthase has product MIEAGVRAVVLDIEGTTGSADHVHEVLFPYARARLADWLVAHRDEPAWREILHETQVLASNRELDEHGVRATLAAWSDQDVKAPPLKRIQGLIWAEGYAAGTLSGHVYPDVPAALRRWRAAGVECHIYSSGSAAAQLNWFRHSGRGDLSRYLTRYFDLENAGGKRDPDAYRTISRTLRVPPRHTLFASDVREELDAAASADWQTVAVRRPGDPRGSTVPGHPTLRDLTGLDLHLPTP; this is encoded by the coding sequence ATGATCGAGGCCGGCGTGCGGGCAGTGGTCCTGGACATCGAGGGCACCACCGGTTCCGCCGACCACGTCCACGAGGTCCTCTTCCCCTATGCGAGGGCACGTCTCGCCGACTGGCTGGTGGCGCACCGGGACGAACCGGCCTGGCGCGAGATCCTGCACGAGACCCAAGTCCTCGCCAGTAACCGGGAGTTGGACGAGCACGGCGTACGTGCGACTCTCGCCGCCTGGTCCGACCAGGACGTCAAGGCGCCCCCGCTGAAACGGATCCAGGGACTCATCTGGGCCGAGGGCTACGCAGCGGGCACCCTCAGCGGGCATGTCTACCCGGACGTGCCTGCGGCGCTACGGCGCTGGCGGGCCGCGGGCGTCGAGTGCCACATCTACTCCTCGGGGTCGGCCGCGGCCCAGCTCAACTGGTTCCGGCACAGCGGGCGCGGCGACCTCAGCCGCTACCTGACCCGCTACTTCGACCTGGAGAACGCGGGCGGAAAACGGGACCCGGACGCGTACCGGACGATCTCCCGCACCCTGCGAGTCCCGCCCCGCCACACGCTCTTCGCCAGCGACGTACGCGAGGAACTCGACGCCGCCGCGAGCGCCGACTGGCAGACCGTCGCCGTACGACGCCCCGGCGACCCGCGCGGCAGCACCGTCCCGGGACACCCCACCCTCCGGGACCTCACAGGCCTGGACCTGCACCTGCCCACTCCGTGA
- a CDS encoding acireductone dioxygenase translates to MTLLQVMPEDDPTRILLRTREPERIATSLADCSVALRHWPLRGSIAAGTTAGDVLARYRPEIDDLCAREGLALVDVAQLHPEPGAEWATRAATARKAFLEEHRHAEDEVRFFAHGTGCFYLHLDARIHAVVCEAGDLLSVPAGTRHWFDMGPRPEFTAIRFFEREDGWVGDFTGDPIAGRFPRLDALLATDATDATDATK, encoded by the coding sequence GTGACACTGCTCCAGGTCATGCCCGAGGACGATCCCACCCGGATCCTGCTGCGCACCCGTGAACCCGAGCGCATCGCCACATCCCTCGCGGACTGCTCGGTGGCCCTGCGCCACTGGCCCCTGCGCGGAAGCATCGCCGCCGGCACCACCGCCGGGGACGTACTGGCGCGCTACCGCCCCGAGATCGACGACCTGTGCGCCCGGGAAGGGCTGGCGCTGGTGGACGTGGCACAGCTCCACCCCGAGCCGGGCGCCGAGTGGGCCACGCGCGCGGCCACGGCGCGTAAGGCCTTCCTGGAGGAACACCGGCACGCCGAGGACGAAGTGCGCTTCTTCGCGCACGGCACCGGCTGCTTCTACCTGCACCTCGACGCCCGCATCCACGCGGTGGTCTGCGAGGCGGGCGACCTGCTCTCCGTACCGGCGGGCACCCGGCACTGGTTCGACATGGGCCCGCGCCCGGAGTTCACCGCCATCCGGTTCTTCGAGCGCGAGGACGGCTGGGTCGGCGACTTCACCGGCGATCCGATCGCCGGACGCTTCCCTCGCCTCGACGCCCTGCTCGCCACGGACGCCACGGACGCCACGGACGCCACGAAATGA
- the mtnB gene encoding methylthioribulose 1-phosphate dehydratase, which translates to MSAVTDDETRDALGRQLALFSRVLYERGWMPGTAGNLSARLPDRAALITASGRDKGALTERDMVTVDADTGREVDDCRTVHPSAGRLRASAETSIHAAVYRSTDAGAVIHVHSPYATALASRTGDTARTVPLRIERYELLKGLGLADPSHTRLPVFPNWSEVPRIAEDVARHLAADPAAPAALLITDHGVTAWGRDLPQARNRLECVEALSRLILLAGSGAPANHPL; encoded by the coding sequence ATGAGCGCCGTCACCGACGACGAGACGCGTGACGCGCTCGGCCGCCAACTCGCCCTGTTCTCAAGGGTTCTGTACGAGCGGGGCTGGATGCCCGGCACTGCGGGCAATCTGTCGGCACGGTTGCCGGACAGGGCCGCTCTGATCACCGCCAGCGGACGCGACAAGGGTGCGCTCACCGAGCGGGACATGGTCACGGTGGACGCGGACACGGGGCGCGAGGTCGACGACTGCCGGACGGTCCACCCGTCCGCCGGTCGGCTGCGGGCCTCGGCCGAGACCTCGATCCACGCCGCCGTCTACCGGAGTACGGACGCGGGGGCCGTGATCCATGTGCACTCGCCGTACGCCACGGCTCTCGCCTCCCGCACCGGGGACACCGCCCGCACCGTCCCTCTGCGCATCGAGCGCTACGAGCTCCTGAAGGGCCTCGGACTCGCCGATCCGAGCCACACCCGCCTCCCGGTCTTCCCCAACTGGTCGGAGGTACCGCGCATCGCCGAGGACGTCGCCCGGCACCTGGCCGCCGACCCCGCCGCACCGGCCGCCCTGCTCATCACCGACCACGGCGTCACCGCCTGGGGCCGCGACCTGCCACAGGCCCGCAACCGGCTCGAATGCGTGGAGGCCCTCAGTCGGCTGATCCTGCTCGCCGGGTCCGGGGCACCCGCCAACCACCCGCTGTGA